A region of the Candidatus Zixiibacteriota bacterium genome:
ATCACGTCGAAAGAATCGCAGGTCGGTCCCGCCAGGACAGAACGTTTCCAGGTGGTGTTACGGTTAGTCAACACCCGATACTCACCATGGTCGTAAAGTCGGCCGGAAAATGAACCATATAAGCCATCGTCGAGAAAATACCAGTTTCTGCCGGAACGCTTCGATTTGCCGATCACCGAGGATACCAGGGTAACGGCCGGTGCGGAGACAAATCGTCCCGGTTCACAAGCCAACCGTATTTCCGGCGGGATTCTTTTCCTCAGGGCCCGATTAATCGGCCGGCAAAATTCCCCGATGGATAAAACCCGACTGGTGTAAGGAACCGGAAAACCGCCGCCAATATCAAGCAAACGGATCACATATCCCGATTGCGTCAACCGGGAAATAATATCTCCGGCCGCCTCGACCGCCTTTATATAAATATCGTTTTTGACACACTGGCTACCGACATGGAAAGTCACGCCGTAAAAATCCAGCTTGAGGCGCGATATTTTTTCCACCAGGGCAGGTACGTCATTCGGTTCACAGCCGAACTTATAAGAAAGATTAACGACTGCCTGGCTGTCCTCCACCTTGAAACGTACCAGTAGTTTCACCTTTCCGGTATACGGCCTGAATTTCTCGATTTCATCGGGATTGTCCACCACAAATATCCGGGCTCCCATATCAAAAGCCGCCCGTATTTCCGAGGGTGCTTTAATGGGGTGAGAATGGATGGCCTGATCCGGTTGCCCGCCGGCCCGGATAATCTGATTGAGTTCATCGGATGAGGCCACATCAAAACCGTGTCCGGCGGCGACGACTTCCTTTAAGATAGCCTCATGATTATTGGATTTGACGGCATAATGAACATTAACGCCCGGTAATGCTTTAGATAATCTATCCAAGCCGCTTCTTATTTCGGATCGCGATAATATCAACAGCGGTGTTTTTAAATTTCGGTCGGCAACCAGACTTCTGACGGTCCGATATTCCAGACCGCGAAGCCGCGAGATGCGATCAGGCCGATGGACATTAATTGCCTTGATCATATCTTCCCCCGTTGATAACTCTATTCGCTGTTAACGGCTATCGGGGAGGTGCCGAAGGTCTTATGCGCGATTGTTTCATCGACACTGGAAGGCATTCCCCGCTTTATTTCATCGACCTTCATGGATTGACATCCGAGCGCCTTTTTCAAATGAGCCAGACCCTTCCATGGATCGACACTGGAACCGCAGGTGAAGCAATCCACCGCGGCATAACCATACTCGGGCCAGGTATGAATGGATAGATGTGACTCCGCAATAACGACAATACCGGAAATCCCCTGGGGATTATAACGATGAAATACCGCCTCGACAACAGTGGCTCCCGATATCCTGGCCGCATCTTTCATGGCCTTTTCAAGGAGATGCTGATCGTTCAGATGCCCGTTGTTGCAATCGGACAATTCTGCGATTAGATGACGACCGAGTATTTTCATATTAAATCCCTCCCTCCATTCAAAAGGGTTAATCCGCTACATTTGAGGTGGCGAAGTAATCCAGAGCAGACGCACCGCGGATCTGCCCCTGTTGATGAATTGATGTGCCTGATCGGCCTCGAAATAAAAGCAATGACGAGGCGGCACCTTATAGACTTTTTTCCCGATAATAAGGGTCAGTGTTCCGGATAGAACATAACCGAATTCCTCGCCCGAATGAGGCGAGTCCTCGGTCATTTTGTCTCCCGGGGCCAGATCAATCATAATGGCATCCATCAGATTGTTGGTACTGCCCGGAATGAGAATCTCGAAATTTTTGACGCCTTTTTCCGACATCTGAATCCGGTCCCTGGGGGCAAACACTTTGGGTGACTGGCCGAGGTCGCCGAAGAATTCGGTTATCGAAACGCCGAGCGCATCCAGGATATCCAGCAGGGAATCCAGCGAGATGGAAGTCTGATCGCGCTCCACCTGGGAAATAAATCCCTTGGTGAGCCGGGCCCGGGCGGCCAGTTCGGATTGGGTTAATTCCGAAGCCAGTCGCAATGCCTTGATCTTATTGCCTATCTCGATTCTCATTAGTTTAATTAAAGCCTATAAAAAGTTTAATAAAGCAAGCCAATTTTAAGCAATGTTACAAAAATGTCAAGTCAAATATTGGTCGACCGGCTTACTTTATCGGCCATAATATAAAAATACTGCCCAAGGATGGAGTTGTATCTCAATTAATGCTTCGGTAACAGTTTACTATTTTTTAAGTTACGGTTTGTTAAACAATTTTTAATGAAAATAGCCATGAAGCAAAAAAAATAAAAAAAATTGAGGGGAAATGAAGAAATAACGCCGGGACTTTAACAAAAGCTCTTGACGAGGCCCCCCCTGATTGTGTAACTTAAAATATTATAATCAATTAAAAGATATGTTCAAAACGGAGGCGGCATGCGAAAAATTCTTCTTTTAACTCTCCTGGCCGCCCTGCTGGCCGTGCCAGTCGCACAGGCCACCCAACTGGGAATCGGGGCTATTGGCGGGATTAATATCCCGGTGGCACAGGAGGATCAGGGATCAGGGACGATCTATGGCTTCAAGGCCAAAGTCAGCGTTATTCCGGGATTGGTGCTGGAACCCAATATTAATTTTGCGAAATTCGGCGATGCCAGTTTCGATTTCGGCACCAGGCCCGGCTCCAAGGTCACTTCATTCGGCATCGATGCCCTTCTGGGGGCCGGTATGGGGGTCCTTGGACTGAGAATGTACGGCATTGTCGGAGCGGGATATTATTCTGTCGCCCGGGATTATGATGATGATACCAAGAAGTTGGGTTGGTCGACGGGATTTGGTTTCGAACTGGGTATTTCCGAGAGTGTCGGCGTCGACCTGAGGGGGAAACTCGATATTATCAGCTCCGAGGGCGGGGGAACCAAAAAATCGGCGGCTGTGGCTGGCGGTCTTAACTATTATTTCGGATATTAAGGAGGTGGTGGGTTATGATGAAAAAATTTAAGATACTTATTTTAAGCCTGATATCCACCTGCCTGGTCCTTCTGGTTGCCCTGGGATGCTCATCGCTGATCAGCGGCACTACCGTGATTGATTTCCATATCGACGGCGGCGATATAAGCGTTTCCGGTGATGTTTATTATTTCCAGGTTGATCTGACGGATGAAGATGTCTGGAAGGATCACCGTGACCAGATCAAGAATATCGACAATGTCGGATTCGAGCTCTGGCTGACCGATACGGTGCAGATCGATTCCTCGTACACCCTCACCGGGGAGCTTTATATCGCCCCATTGGAAACGGATATTTATACGACCATCGAGGAGGTGGAGGACAACACCACTCTGATTGTGCAAAATCTCGAGGTTCCATCGGGGACAACTACTTATATCGACTGGAACGCCTCGCTGGAGCATTTGACCAATATCGACAGCCTGAAATATTATGCCGAACAGGGGACCTTTACGGTTTTTGGAATAACCCGTGAGGCGCCGTTTAAGATCCAGGTTGATTCGGCTACGGTTATTGTTACGGTGACTTTCAGCACCCTTTGATAAATTTCCCGAGAAGCTGTTGTTCTTTAAGGGGGGCAAGATTTTTGGCCCCCTTTTCATTTTAGGGGGAAGGTCTTCATTATAAATCACCCAGGTCTGAATATTTGAAGCAAGATTACCATCTTCCGCATTTCCGGCGGCGCAGGAATTGTCGAACGTAAATCTCTATATAATAATATGTTGCGTTTGGAGTGAAATAGTTGTCTGAAGTATGGCGCAGTTTGTGCGTTGAATTTATTACGAATTTTCTGGCAAGGCGTCGATAAGATTCGCTGTAAGACATTGTTTGTCAATATGTTGAAGCCGATTGGTCAACTATTGAACATCGTTGGCATGGGAGTTGTTATTATTAATCTTCGAAGTTAGTTACTCTTTACATAATAGTATGGCGGTGAAGGGTATCTGAGGTGGGGATGAAGGAGCTTCATAGTGAGGGTGAAGCTCCTTTTCTTTTATGAAGCCCTTAAGCTCATTGGATTCAGGGGCTTTGCTTTTGTTTGACAGGCGCTTATGGAAGTGCTCCGATATCGTGAATAACAGCGAAGAACATCATTTCCCGCCGCTATGGTCCATTGATATGTCATTTCAATGGCGTATGCAGTCTGTTTCGTCTCCAAAAATCGGATAAAATCTGCGGGGGATTTACCGGTTCGGCAGTAAATCGGCGTATAATTACCAAAAGGCGATATTGACGACGGACCCGACAGAATGTATAATGGAATTATGACGGCGGAAAACACCCGGGAACATATGAAAGACCGCAAACTCGGTGACGAGTGGCTGGACTGGGACGGCCGGAGTAATACCGAATCGACCGAGACCGATTGGCGGGTTTTTCTGGGGTTAGCCATTATTTCGACCCTGTTTATAATCATCACAGCGGGGTTGTTTTTGTGGCTGATCTACCCGAGATTGATCTCGCTCGGGTCGGCGGTGGCCCGACTTTTCTCGGCGGCGTTTCTGGTATTCAGCGGGATTCTGATATTGTGGCTGTTGTTTTTCGTGACGGCGGCCGTTCTTCAGCGGCCGATCACCCGCATGATTTTTATCCCCCAGATGGTCAACCGGCTTCTTTCGATTGTCCTGGCGGTCGGGAAATTTTTCGGTGTTTCGCGCGATCGGCTGACCAACTCCTTTCTGAAAATCAATAATATTTTTCTTGGTTCGCGGTCGTTGAAAACGGTTCCGGAGCGTCTTCTGGTGCTTTTGCCGCGGTGTTTGACCAAGGATAATTTTCGCCGGTTGCGTGAGATGCGCGACAATTACGGGTTCAACATGTTCACGGTCGGAGGGGGGACCGAGGCCAGGCTCAAGATCAAGGAGCTTCGGCCGCGGATAATTATCGCGATTGCCTGCGAACGCGATCTTCTGTCCGGGTTCCGGGAGGTCAACACTCATATTCCGGTGATCGGGTTTCCCAACAAGCGTCCCGAGGGGCCATGCAAAAACACCTGTGTCAACCTGGATTCGGTCGAGGAGGCGATCCGCAACTGCCTGGATTGAAGGGTCATATTGATTCTCCTTGACAATTTCCGAATATATATTAAATTTGTGACCTTCTGTAATAGATGGCGGTGTAGCTCAGTTGGTTAGAGCAGCGGAATCATAAT
Encoded here:
- a CDS encoding S-adenosylmethionine decarboxylase proenzyme, which produces MKILGRHLIAELSDCNNGHLNDQHLLEKAMKDAARISGATVVEAVFHRYNPQGISGIVVIAESHLSIHTWPEYGYAAVDCFTCGSSVDPWKGLAHLKKALGCQSMKVDEIKRGMPSSVDETIAHKTFGTSPIAVNSE
- a CDS encoding helix-turn-helix transcriptional regulator — translated: MRIEIGNKIKALRLASELTQSELAARARLTKGFISQVERDQTSISLDSLLDILDALGVSITEFFGDLGQSPKVFAPRDRIQMSEKGVKNFEILIPGSTNNLMDAIMIDLAPGDKMTEDSPHSGEEFGYVLSGTLTLIIGKKVYKVPPRHCFYFEADQAHQFINRGRSAVRLLWITSPPQM
- a CDS encoding type III PLP-dependent enzyme, giving the protein MIKAINVHRPDRISRLRGLEYRTVRSLVADRNLKTPLLILSRSEIRSGLDRLSKALPGVNVHYAVKSNNHEAILKEVVAAGHGFDVASSDELNQIIRAGGQPDQAIHSHPIKAPSEIRAAFDMGARIFVVDNPDEIEKFRPYTGKVKLLVRFKVEDSQAVVNLSYKFGCEPNDVPALVEKISRLKLDFYGVTFHVGSQCVKNDIYIKAVEAAGDIISRLTQSGYVIRLLDIGGGFPVPYTSRVLSIGEFCRPINRALRKRIPPEIRLACEPGRFVSAPAVTLVSSVIGKSKRSGRNWYFLDDGLYGSFSGRLYDHGEYRVLTNRNTTWKRSVLAGPTCDSFDVIYKDIILPPLNLGDLLMFPAMGAYCSVSATNFNSLRKAEYIVID
- a CDS encoding DUF116 domain-containing protein, which gives rise to MYNGIMTAENTREHMKDRKLGDEWLDWDGRSNTESTETDWRVFLGLAIISTLFIIITAGLFLWLIYPRLISLGSAVARLFSAAFLVFSGILILWLLFFVTAAVLQRPITRMIFIPQMVNRLLSIVLAVGKFFGVSRDRLTNSFLKINNIFLGSRSLKTVPERLLVLLPRCLTKDNFRRLREMRDNYGFNMFTVGGGTEARLKIKELRPRIIIAIACERDLLSGFREVNTHIPVIGFPNKRPEGPCKNTCVNLDSVEEAIRNCLD
- a CDS encoding outer membrane beta-barrel protein; translation: MRKILLLTLLAALLAVPVAQATQLGIGAIGGINIPVAQEDQGSGTIYGFKAKVSVIPGLVLEPNINFAKFGDASFDFGTRPGSKVTSFGIDALLGAGMGVLGLRMYGIVGAGYYSVARDYDDDTKKLGWSTGFGFELGISESVGVDLRGKLDIISSEGGGTKKSAAVAGGLNYYFGY